A single region of the Pectinophora gossypiella chromosome 2, ilPecGoss1.1, whole genome shotgun sequence genome encodes:
- the LOC126374309 gene encoding semaphorin-1A, whose amino-acid sequence MAIARAVLILLASTAQAWMPDANSRIHVKYGDETSEQFVGNATAPDHFRILDKDDFSIIVGGRNTVYNLSLYDLSENIDQRLEWQSTDAHRELCQLKGKSADECQNYPRVAARAHGRLLVCGTNAFKPLCRRYARHPPSHHLEEFDGSGRCPYDPQHNSTAIFADGQLYTATAADFSGTDPLIYREPVRTERSDLRLLNDPSFVGAVASTSHVYFFYRETAVEYMNCGKAVYSRVARVCLNDKGGPHTFSDRWTSFLKARLNCSMPGEYPFYFDEIQATTELINGVYGSGASRSDIVYAVFTTPQNAIGGSAVCAFAMRDLLDVFEGPFKGQESMNSNWLPLEKEKLPEKTPGTCVEDSRTLSESSVNFIKTHPLMDKAVPSFLARPILIRVSLQYRFSAIAVHPQVQAMNGNKYDVMYVGTDDGRVIKAVNVASNEGVFDASVDEYSKSPVRTAVISEVQVLPPGVPIKQMHVALTTEKLIVASGDIIKAVTLSHCSNVQSCRECVALQDPHCAWDSKQQQCSWVGNRQFPNPERFLQNVEYGKTEICNKLPALLPNDRHSNRNPGTKKPALSEPDMRQKPDDIQNEILIEVVETNVLSEEKNSNNNKHETDLLTVEAADGNIYSAQALLTAVVASCLVTLMVGFVIGYLFSRRFRHPFFTDTSPFNEQHNHLNRLSPLETPLNANTAYMPPRSKNVNMVANVCPLAKQDNLHLELGKERTLDLRNSTESLDKDLKCGTLQKVKKTYI is encoded by the exons ATGGCCATCGCGCGCGCAGTTCTGATCCTCCTGGCGTCCACGGCACAAGCATGGATGCCGGACGCCAACTCCAGAATACACGTCAAATACG GCGATGAAACTTCAGAACAGTTCGTAGGCAACGCGACGGCGCCAGACCACTTTCGGATTCTAGACAAAGATGACTTCTCCATTATTGTCGGAGGAAG GAACACCGTCTACAACCTCAGCCTCTACGACTTATCGGAGAATATAGATCAG CGCCTTGAATGGCAGTCAACGGACGCACACAGAGAACTGTGCCAGCTGAAAGGCAAGTCCGCGGACGAGTGTCAGAACTACCCGCGCGTGGCTGCGCGAGCGCACGGCCGGCTGCTGGTGTGCGGCACCAACGCCTTCAAGCCGCTGTGCCGGCGGTACGCACGCCACCCGCCCAGCCACCACCTCGAGGAGTTCGACGGCTCCGGCCGCTGCCCTTATGACCCGCAACACAACTCAACTGCCATATTCGCAG ATGGCCAATTATACACGGCGACGGCAGCCGATTTCTCCGGCACGGACCCGCTGATATACCGCGAGCCGGTACGGACGGAGCGCTCTGACCTTCGGCTGCTCAACGACCCCTCGTTCGTCGGCGCTGTGGCCTCCACCAGTCACGTGTACTTCTTCTACCGCGAGACAGCAGTCGAATACATGAACTGTGGCAAG GCTGTGTATTCGAGAGTAGCACGAGTGTGCCTCAACGACAAAGGCGGTCCTCACACATTCAGCGATCGATGGACATCTTTCCTGAAGGCGCGCCTCAACTGTTCTATGCCTGGCGAATACCCGTTCTATTTTGACGAAATAC AGGCAACGACTGAATTAATAAATGGGGTATACGGAAGTGGAGCCAGCAGGAGCGACATCGTGTATGCAGTCTTTACAACTCCACAAAATGCAATAGGCGGATCAGCTGTATGTGCATTTGCCATGAGGGACTTGCTAGATGTATTTGAGGGGCCATTTAAGGGCCAAGAGAGCATGAATTCGAATTGGCTACCATTAGAAAAAGAGAAACTACCTGAAAAAACACCGGGCACTTGCGTGGAAGACAGCAGAACGCTCTCCGAATCGTCAGTGAACTTTATAAAGACACATCCGCTGATGGACAAAGCAGTGCCGTCTTTCCTGGCACGCCCGATTCTTATCAGAGTTAGTCTGCAATACAGATTCTCTGCCATAGCTGTGCACCCGCAAGTACAAGCTATGAACGGCAACAAGTACGACGTGATGTACGTGGGGACAGACGATGGGCGCGTTATTAAGGCTGTGAACGTAGCTTCTAACGAGGGCGTGTTCGACGCCAGTGTCGACGAGTACAGCAAGAGCCCCGTAAGGACAGCTGTGATCTCAGAGGTACAAGTGCTACCTCCCGGCGTGCCCATCAAACAGATGCACGTCGCTCTCACTACTGAGAAGTTGATTGTCGCCTCCGGTGACATTATAAAAGCGGTGACGTTGTCACACTGCAGCAACGTGCAATCTTGCAG AGAATGCGTCGCGTTACAAGATCCCCACTGCGCATGGGATTCCAAACAACAACAATGTTCTTGGGTCGGAAACAGGCAATTTCCTAATCCCGAGAGATTTCTACAAAATGTAGAGTATGGAAAGACTGAAATATGTAATAAGCTGCCAGCCCTCTTACCAAACGACCGACATAGTAATAGAAATCCGGGCACAAAGAAGCCTGCGCTTTCAGAACCCGACATGCGTCAGAAGCCTGACGATATTCAGAATGAAATATTAATAGAAGTTGTCGAAACTAACGTTCTATCTGAAGAAAAGAATTCTAACAACAATAAACATGAAACAG atctgCTAACTGTTGAAGCCGCCGACGGCAACATCTACAGTGCGCAGGCGCTGCTTACAGCCGTAGTGGCGTCGTGTCTGGTCACTCTCATGGTGGGATTCGTTATCGGATATCTCTTCTCGCGGCGATTTCGACACCCATTTTTTACCGATACCTCACCCTTCAATGAACAACACAATCATCTTAA